From the genome of Lentilactobacillus buchneri, one region includes:
- the gyrA gene encoding DNA gyrase subunit A, with the protein MEVNNLANKDNHDEPIAGRVTNVDLSKKMRTSFLDYAMSVIVARALPDVRDGLKPVHRRILYDMHELGVTPDKPYKKSARIVGDVLGKYHPHGDTAVYESMVRMAQDFSYRYMLVDGHGNFGSVDGDGAAAMRYTEARLSKIAMEMLRDINKDTIDFQPNYDGTEREPSVLPSRFPNLLVNGASGIAVGMATNIPPHNLSEVISAIHVLMKNPDATTADLMEALPGPDFPTGGVVMGKSGIRKAYETGKGTIIVRAKVEIEGEAGGKQRIIATELPYMVNKAKLIERIAELARDKRIEGITDINDESDREGMRVVIDVRRDASAEVILNNLYKLTLMQTSFSFNMLAIVKGTPKILSLKEILNYYLEHQVEVIQRRTKYELNKAQARAHILEGLRIALDHIDEIIKIIRGSQTGDVAKNQLIEGFGLDDKQAQAILDMRLVRLTGLEREKIDKEYNQLMKDIEEYKAILASRERVNEIIYQELLEIQNKFGDPRRTELLVGEVLSLEDEDLIEEEDVIISLTHNGYIKRLPTSEFKAQNRGGRGVQGMGVHNDDFVEHLVSTSTHDVLLFFTDAGKVYRMKGYEIPEYGRSAKGIPVINLLNIGNNEKIQAVINVSDKNNDIEKDLFFVTLMGTVKRTPVSDFANIRSNGLKAINLKDDDQVSNVLIASEDQNIIIGTHRGYAVSFNAADVRSMGRSATGVRGVRLRENDYVVGSDILKPDSEVFIISENGYGKRTPAAEYPIKGRGGKGIKTANITEKNGPLAGLTTVNGEEDIMLITDQGVMIRFSVEDVSQTGRATLGVHLIRMTDGAKVATMAKVEKQDDSEDDTKDQSSDSEQASDDSGTNADQNSDSDN; encoded by the coding sequence ATGGAGGTAAATAATTTGGCGAATAAAGATAACCATGATGAACCAATTGCTGGTCGAGTGACCAACGTTGATCTATCTAAAAAAATGCGAACGTCATTTCTTGACTACGCCATGAGTGTCATTGTTGCCCGTGCGCTGCCCGATGTTCGTGATGGTTTAAAGCCGGTTCATCGTCGTATTTTGTATGATATGCATGAATTGGGTGTGACACCCGATAAGCCTTATAAGAAATCAGCCAGAATTGTCGGCGATGTTTTAGGTAAGTACCATCCCCATGGCGATACCGCCGTGTATGAGTCAATGGTTCGAATGGCTCAGGACTTTAGCTACCGTTACATGTTAGTTGATGGTCACGGAAACTTTGGTTCAGTTGATGGTGATGGCGCTGCAGCGATGCGTTATACCGAAGCCCGGTTAAGCAAGATTGCGATGGAAATGCTGCGTGATATCAACAAAGATACCATCGATTTCCAGCCCAACTATGATGGGACTGAACGTGAACCAAGCGTTTTGCCGTCACGATTCCCGAACCTGTTAGTCAACGGTGCGTCAGGAATTGCCGTAGGGATGGCAACCAATATTCCACCTCACAATTTGTCCGAAGTCATCAGTGCCATTCATGTTTTGATGAAGAACCCCGATGCCACGACAGCAGATCTGATGGAGGCTTTGCCAGGACCTGATTTTCCAACCGGCGGCGTTGTCATGGGTAAATCCGGTATTCGGAAAGCCTATGAAACCGGTAAGGGAACCATTATTGTCCGCGCCAAAGTTGAAATTGAAGGGGAAGCCGGCGGCAAACAGCGAATCATTGCCACCGAATTACCTTACATGGTCAACAAGGCCAAGTTAATTGAACGGATTGCTGAATTAGCCCGCGATAAGCGGATTGAAGGCATCACGGATATTAATGATGAGTCTGACCGTGAAGGAATGCGGGTTGTGATTGATGTTCGTCGGGATGCAAGTGCCGAAGTCATCTTGAACAATTTGTACAAATTAACCCTGATGCAGACTTCATTTAGTTTCAACATGTTGGCAATTGTCAAAGGCACGCCAAAGATTTTGAGTTTGAAAGAAATTTTGAACTATTATCTGGAGCACCAAGTTGAAGTTATTCAACGACGGACCAAGTATGAGCTGAACAAGGCTCAGGCCAGGGCTCACATCCTCGAAGGGTTAAGGATTGCCCTTGACCACATTGATGAAATTATCAAAATTATCCGTGGTTCACAGACCGGTGACGTTGCCAAGAACCAATTAATCGAAGGCTTTGGTCTGGATGACAAGCAGGCTCAAGCGATCTTGGACATGCGTCTGGTTCGGTTAACCGGTTTGGAACGCGAAAAGATTGATAAAGAATACAATCAATTGATGAAGGACATTGAAGAATACAAAGCGATTCTTGCCAGTCGTGAACGGGTCAATGAAATCATTTATCAAGAATTATTGGAGATCCAAAACAAATTTGGCGATCCACGACGGACTGAACTCTTGGTGGGTGAAGTTCTGAGTCTTGAAGATGAGGACCTGATCGAAGAAGAAGACGTGATCATTTCTCTAACGCATAACGGATACATCAAACGGTTACCAACTTCTGAGTTTAAAGCCCAAAATCGTGGTGGTCGTGGTGTTCAAGGAATGGGTGTTCACAACGATGATTTCGTAGAACACTTAGTTTCAACTTCAACCCACGATGTGCTGTTGTTCTTCACCGATGCCGGTAAAGTTTATCGGATGAAGGGTTATGAAATTCCCGAATACGGCCGTTCTGCTAAGGGTATTCCAGTGATTAACCTGTTGAACATTGGCAATAACGAAAAAATTCAGGCTGTGATTAACGTCTCCGATAAGAATAACGATATTGAAAAGGATCTTTTCTTTGTCACTTTGATGGGAACCGTTAAGCGCACCCCAGTGTCTGACTTTGCCAACATCCGTAGTAATGGTCTGAAAGCCATTAACCTCAAGGATGATGATCAGGTTAGCAACGTTCTGATTGCTAGTGAGGATCAAAATATTATCATTGGAACTCACCGTGGCTACGCAGTTAGTTTCAATGCTGCCGATGTTCGTTCAATGGGACGATCAGCTACTGGTGTCCGGGGTGTTAGACTACGTGAGAACGATTATGTGGTCGGTTCTGATATCTTGAAACCTGACAGTGAGGTCTTTATCATTTCTGAAAATGGCTATGGTAAACGCACCCCAGCTGCTGAATACCCAATTAAGGGTCGGGGCGGTAAAGGAATTAAGACTGCCAACATCACTGAAAAGAATGGGCCGCTTGCCGGTTTGACAACGGTTAACGGTGAGGAAGACATCATGCTGATCACAGATCAGGGTGTCATGATTCGATTCAGTGTTGAGGACGTTTCTCAAACGGGGCGGGCAACTCTCGGTGTTCACTTGATCAGAATGACCGATGGCGCTAAAGTTGCAACCATGGCTAAGGTTGAGAAGCAGGATGATTCAGAGGATGACACAAAAGATCAGTCATCTGATTCAGAACAAGCAAGTGATGATTCCGGTACCAATGCGGATCAAAACTCAGATTCAGATAATTAA
- the gyrB gene encoding DNA topoisomerase (ATP-hydrolyzing) subunit B encodes MADEKETKKELAHEYDASQIQVLEGLEAVRKRPGMYIGTTSSQGLHHLVWEIVDNGIDEALAGFATKITVTVEKDNSITVTDDGRGIPVDIQKKTGKPALETVFTILHAGGKFGGGGYKVSGGLHGVGASVVNALSSELDVEVTRDGKVYYMDFSRGHVKTKMKVVREVSDDLHGTKVHFLPDPDIFRETTTYDIKVLTARLRELAFLNKGLRIVVLDLRPEKPTEQDFMYEGGIKHYVEYLDNSKETLLDEPIYVEGVMNGITVEVAIQYTNDYHNTLMTFTNNIHTYEGGTHEEGFKRALTRVINDYARKNKLLKDNEPNLSGEDVREGTTAVVSIKHPDPQFEGQTKTKLGNSDARTVTDRIFSDHFTKFLMENPKMARKIVDRGMLASKARSAAKRAREVTRKKSGLEISNLPGKLADNTSKDPKISELFIVEGDSAGGSAKQGRSRLTQAILPIRGKILNVEKASMDRILANEEIRSLFTAMGTGFGEDFDLSKINYHKLIIMTDADVDGAHIQTLLLTLIYRYMRPLIDAGFVYVAQPPLYQVRQGKMSRYIDSDDDLNAFLGTLQPSPKPVIQRYKGLGEMDAEQLWDTTMNPENRHLLRVESSDAAEADKVFSMLMGDKVEPRREFIEDNATFVENLDV; translated from the coding sequence ATGGCCGACGAAAAAGAAACCAAAAAAGAATTAGCGCATGAATATGATGCCAGCCAAATTCAAGTTCTTGAAGGACTGGAAGCTGTTCGAAAACGTCCCGGGATGTACATTGGAACGACCAGTTCACAAGGACTTCATCATTTGGTATGGGAAATCGTTGATAACGGGATTGATGAAGCGCTTGCTGGATTTGCCACCAAAATTACCGTTACCGTTGAAAAAGACAACAGCATTACCGTTACTGATGACGGTCGTGGAATTCCGGTTGATATTCAAAAGAAGACGGGCAAGCCTGCCCTAGAAACCGTTTTCACAATTCTTCATGCCGGTGGTAAATTTGGCGGCGGCGGATACAAAGTTTCTGGTGGCCTGCATGGTGTGGGTGCTTCAGTTGTTAACGCCCTGTCCTCTGAACTGGACGTTGAAGTTACCCGTGACGGCAAAGTTTACTACATGGACTTCAGTCGTGGTCACGTCAAGACCAAGATGAAAGTCGTCCGTGAAGTTTCGGATGATCTCCATGGTACTAAGGTTCATTTCCTGCCGGATCCTGATATCTTCCGGGAGACCACTACTTATGATATTAAAGTCTTAACAGCCCGACTACGCGAGTTGGCATTTTTGAACAAGGGATTACGGATTGTTGTTCTTGACCTGCGTCCGGAAAAGCCGACTGAACAAGACTTTATGTACGAAGGCGGGATCAAACATTACGTTGAATACCTGGATAACAGTAAAGAAACCTTGTTGGATGAACCAATTTACGTTGAAGGTGTCATGAACGGAATTACCGTTGAAGTGGCGATTCAATATACCAACGATTATCACAATACATTAATGACCTTCACTAATAATATTCATACCTATGAAGGTGGGACTCACGAAGAAGGCTTTAAGCGAGCCTTGACTCGCGTCATTAACGATTATGCCCGTAAGAACAAGCTGTTAAAAGACAACGAACCAAACCTTTCCGGTGAAGATGTCCGTGAAGGCACGACGGCTGTTGTCAGCATCAAGCATCCAGACCCACAGTTTGAGGGCCAGACGAAGACCAAGCTGGGGAATTCAGATGCTCGAACGGTGACTGACCGCATTTTCAGTGATCATTTCACCAAGTTCTTGATGGAAAATCCTAAGATGGCCAGAAAAATTGTTGATCGTGGGATGCTGGCCTCAAAAGCTCGTTCAGCAGCTAAACGTGCCCGTGAAGTTACCCGGAAAAAGAGTGGCTTGGAAATCAGCAACCTGCCTGGTAAGTTAGCCGATAACACCAGTAAGGATCCTAAAATTTCTGAACTGTTTATCGTCGAGGGTGATTCAGCCGGCGGATCCGCTAAGCAGGGCCGATCACGGCTGACCCAGGCAATTCTGCCAATTCGTGGAAAAATATTAAACGTTGAAAAAGCAAGTATGGACCGAATTTTAGCCAACGAAGAAATTCGTTCATTATTTACTGCCATGGGAACCGGGTTTGGTGAGGACTTTGATTTATCAAAGATTAATTACCATAAGCTGATCATCATGACCGATGCCGATGTTGATGGTGCCCATATTCAAACGCTGTTGTTAACGTTGATTTACCGTTACATGCGGCCATTAATTGATGCCGGTTTTGTCTACGTTGCCCAGCCACCGTTGTATCAAGTCCGTCAAGGGAAGATGTCACGTTACATTGATTCCGATGATGATTTGAATGCATTCTTAGGAACCCTGCAGCCATCACCAAAACCCGTGATTCAACGATACAAAGGTTTAGGAGAAATGGATGCTGAACAATTGTGGGACACCACAATGAATCCCGAAAACCGTCATCTGTTGAGAGTTGAATCCTCCGATGCGGCCGAAGCAGATAAGGTCTTCTCGATGTTAATGGGCGACAAGGTGGAACCACGACGCGAGTTTATTGAAGATAACGCAACGTTTGTGGAAAATCTTGATGTTTAA
- the recF gene encoding DNA replication/repair protein RecF (All proteins in this family for which functions are known are DNA-binding proteins that assist the filamentation of RecA onto DNA for the initiation of recombination or recombinational repair.), whose translation MKLTEIELHNFRNYVDQTLEFSDGINVFLGENAQGKTNLLEAIYVLALTRSHRTNNEKELINWNSQTAQIKGRLQKRLGTVPIELDLGSKGKRAKVNHLEQAKLSTYIGQLNVILFAPEDLSIVKGAPQVRRRFMDMEFAQMSNRYLYNSTQYKKILKQRNRYLKDLHYKRQKDRVYLDVLSDQLSAYGAEIVYQRLQLLKQLEKFAQNVHSEISQGKEQLAFDYHTTVEADQLGSVESIYQSLLKHFAAIKDKEILRSTTLIGPQRDDLHFVINGKEVQSFGSQGQQRTTALSVKLAEIDLMKEQTDEYPILLLDDVLSELDDFRQTHLLTAIQDKVQTFLTTTSLSGVQQELLTNPRIFRISEGNVTLAK comes from the coding sequence ATGAAGCTAACCGAAATTGAACTGCATAATTTTCGTAATTATGTTGATCAAACGCTCGAATTTTCCGATGGGATCAACGTCTTTCTTGGTGAAAACGCCCAGGGTAAAACTAATTTATTGGAAGCCATCTATGTTTTGGCACTCACCCGCAGTCACCGAACCAATAACGAAAAAGAATTGATTAACTGGAACAGTCAGACGGCCCAAATTAAAGGTCGCCTGCAAAAGCGGCTTGGAACGGTTCCGATTGAACTGGATTTAGGTTCAAAAGGGAAGCGGGCAAAGGTTAACCATTTGGAACAAGCTAAGTTGTCCACCTACATCGGTCAGTTGAACGTCATTTTATTTGCTCCCGAAGACTTATCCATCGTTAAAGGAGCACCACAAGTTCGCCGGCGGTTCATGGACATGGAATTTGCCCAGATGAGCAATCGCTACTTGTACAATTCCACTCAATACAAAAAGATACTGAAACAGCGAAATCGGTATTTGAAAGATTTGCATTATAAACGCCAAAAGGATCGGGTATATCTCGATGTGCTATCCGATCAGTTATCTGCTTATGGTGCAGAAATTGTTTATCAAAGACTTCAGCTACTTAAACAGCTGGAAAAATTTGCCCAAAACGTTCATTCTGAAATTTCACAAGGTAAAGAACAGTTGGCCTTTGACTATCACACCACGGTAGAGGCTGACCAGTTAGGATCAGTCGAGTCGATTTATCAGAGTCTACTGAAGCATTTTGCTGCGATTAAAGACAAAGAGATTTTGCGTTCCACCACGTTGATTGGACCTCAGCGTGATGATCTGCATTTTGTGATTAACGGCAAAGAAGTTCAGTCATTTGGGTCCCAAGGTCAGCAGCGGACAACCGCGCTTTCGGTCAAACTAGCTGAAATTGACCTGATGAAGGAACAAACGGATGAATATCCAATTCTATTATTGGACGATGTCCTTTCTGAACTTGATGATTTCAGGCAAACGCACTTATTAACCGCAATTCAAGATAAGGTTCAAACATTTTTAACCACCACCAGTTTAAGTGGCGTTCAGCAGGAGTTACTAACCAATCCACGTATTTTTCGGATTAGTGAAGGTAATGTTACTTTGGCAAAATAG
- the yaaA gene encoding S4 domain-containing protein YaaA, producing MGEIVKKDVFIDSPYITLGQLLKEESIIASGGQAKWFLRETTVNVNDEPDNRRGRKLYDGDHVEVPDVGLFFIRSKQGNE from the coding sequence GTGGGTGAAATTGTGAAAAAAGATGTTTTCATTGATAGTCCTTATATCACTCTTGGACAATTACTCAAAGAAGAATCGATTATTGCCAGTGGCGGCCAAGCCAAATGGTTTTTAAGAGAGACAACAGTTAATGTCAATGACGAGCCTGACAATCGCCGTGGTCGGAAGCTGTATGACGGTGATCATGTCGAAGTTCCGGACGTTGGCTTATTTTTTATTCGCTCAAAGCAGGGAAATGAATGA
- the dnaN gene encoding DNA polymerase III subunit beta, whose amino-acid sequence MKFSIGRTAFTKGLNTVSRAISTKTTIPILTGLKIVAGPDGLVLTGSDADISIETTLKADDPDNMLVIESEGAIVLPARFFTEIVKKLPKDTITLEVGENFQTMITSGQSSFTINGLDANNYPHLPEIQTNDSIPLAADLFKQIISQTVVAVSNQESRPILTGVHFVISDNHVMAVATDSHRLSQRKVTLETPINGSYDFVIPGKSLTELSKMIDDGQDEVSLSVTENQALFVIGNTLFYSRLLEGNYPDTTRLIPDSHDTRISFEAPELLAAIERASLLSHESRNNVVKITIDPDKKTVTIYGNSPDVGNVEEDLEPKSLEGNELEISFNPDYMKDALRSFTQATINIDFTSALRPFTLTPTEDSDSFVQLITPIRTF is encoded by the coding sequence ATGAAATTTTCCATTGGTCGAACAGCATTCACAAAAGGGTTAAACACCGTTTCAAGAGCAATCTCTACCAAAACCACCATTCCTATTCTGACAGGACTCAAAATTGTAGCAGGTCCTGACGGTCTGGTACTAACCGGTAGTGACGCTGATATTTCCATTGAAACCACGTTAAAAGCCGATGATCCAGACAATATGTTAGTTATTGAATCCGAAGGTGCCATTGTGTTGCCTGCCAGATTCTTCACTGAAATTGTCAAGAAATTGCCTAAAGACACCATAACTCTAGAGGTTGGCGAAAACTTCCAGACGATGATTACATCAGGTCAATCATCATTTACTATCAATGGTTTGGATGCCAATAACTATCCACACCTTCCTGAAATTCAAACGAACGACTCAATTCCTTTGGCCGCTGATCTTTTCAAACAGATTATTAGTCAAACGGTCGTCGCAGTTTCCAATCAGGAAAGTCGGCCGATTTTAACAGGTGTTCACTTTGTCATTTCCGATAACCACGTTATGGCCGTCGCAACTGACAGCCACCGCTTGAGTCAACGGAAAGTTACTCTTGAAACCCCGATCAATGGTTCATATGATTTCGTCATTCCTGGAAAGAGTTTGACTGAATTATCCAAGATGATTGATGATGGACAAGACGAAGTGTCTTTATCGGTTACCGAAAATCAAGCCCTGTTTGTCATCGGCAACACCCTGTTTTATTCACGACTGCTTGAAGGAAACTATCCTGACACCACTCGGTTAATTCCAGATTCACATGACACTCGGATCTCATTTGAAGCACCTGAATTACTAGCTGCAATTGAACGGGCTTCTCTGCTTTCACATGAATCCAGAAATAACGTGGTTAAAATCACGATTGATCCTGACAAAAAGACAGTTACTATTTACGGTAATTCTCCTGATGTCGGAAATGTTGAAGAAGACCTTGAGCCCAAGTCATTAGAAGGTAATGAACTGGAGATTTCCTTTAATCCTGATTACATGAAAGACGCATTACGGTCATTCACCCAGGCGACAATTAACATTGATTTCACGTCTGCTCTGCGACCATTTACCCTCACACCAACCGAGGACAGTGACAGTTTTGTTCAGCTGATTACGCCAATCAGAACGTTTTAA